CAGGGTGTATCGCTGCTCAAGCCGTTCCACCCGAAGATCGCCGGCTCGAACGAATGCCGCCGGCACGTCGACACCCCTCCCCACTGTGAAGTCCAGCCGATGGATCGGAAGGGTGTTCGTGACGGCGGACGATTCGAAATCGACGTCGACACAACCGTCGAGCTCAGGCCGTGGTTCACCATCGACCGTCCACCGGTCTGCCATATCCCGTGTCAGCCTCACCTCGCGAACCCCGGCGTCGGTCCTGCTCGATGCTCGCACCGCGACGGTTCGCCAGGAGGGGTCGACGGTCACGCGGTACCCCACCGACCACAGCGCCGCGGACTCGTTCGCGGTCGTGTGACCGGCCAGACGGTGACCGCCGTTCCGGTCGCTGAGGAAGACAACCTCGAAGCCCACCCGCGCACCGCGGTGGTTCCAGCTCGCTGAAACGGGCGGCGGTGCGAGTTTCATGAGTCGAACCTCGTTCGAGACAGGTCGTTCACGGGATCAGCCGCCGTCATCCGGAATCTGCGGCATCGCTCCTCGTGACATCGCGTTGACGTGATGAAGTGAACTCTAGGACATGACTTGTGACACCACCCCGGCCCGGACTGCGTGCTCCCGGAATGGTCACGAGCACGCCCTCGAAGCGGCTGGCAGACTGGTCGCGCCGACCAGGAGGAGGTCCCAGGCATGACATCATCGCGGCCCCGCACGCTCGCTCTCGCCGTCGGCATCGCGCTGGTCGCCGTTGCCCTCGCGGGGTGCTCCGCTCCGGCCGCACCGGGCGGGGCGACCTCGACGCCGCCCCCGCCGGCCTCGACCCCAGCGGCCACCTCCGACGCGTATGCGATCTTCTGCGAGGCGAATCGCACGGCGGCCGCCGCCAAGGCCGGAACGGTCGGCGAAGACCTCGAAGCAGTGACGGCCCAGGCTTCCGCGATCCGAGCGATCCTGCCGCTGTCGGATGTGAGCGCCCAGGTCGCTGCCGGTGCGGAGGTCTTCGCGACCTCCGCCGAAGAGACGGCGGCGATCCTCGCGCAGTTCCCCGCCGACAGCCTGGTCTCCGATGTCGGCCTGGACCCGAGGTTCACCGAGTCCGACGCGGTGCGCCGCGCCGCGACCGATCCCGACTATCAGGCCTTCATCGCGTGGACGATCGAGACGTGCGAGCTGGCTGGCGGCTGACGGCGGGCTGAACGCCGCTCAGGAGGGGTTCCGGGTGTCGTAGCCGGCGCGCTCCGGGCGGCGTCCGTGTCCGTCCTTCGTGACCACAACGGCGGTGCCGGCGATCATTCCGCAGGCCAAGAATGCGAGTGCGGCGAGCAGGATCGTGGTTTCCATGTCTTCCTCCGAAACCCATCGTCTCGACAGACATGCTTCAGCACCAGTTAGTGTTTGCATGCCAATCGTGTAACTGTGGCTTCATGATCGATCCCGTCAGCATCCGTGCTCTGATGGCGGTGGCAGACCATGGCTCCGTCGTGGAGGCCGCGCGAGTGCTCGGCTACACGCCGCCCAACGTGTCTCAGCACATCCGCAAGCTCGAGCTCCACTTCGATACGCCGCTGCTCGAGCGGGTCGGGCGAGGGGTCGTGCTCACCCCTGCCGCGATGACCCTCGTGAGTCGGGGTCGCCCGCTCGTCGACGGGCTGGAGCAGCTGCGGCGGGCTCCGCTGCACGATGACGAGGTGACGGGTGTGCTGCGCGTCGGCGCCTTCCCCACCGCGGTCTGCGGGCTGCTCATCCCGACGATCACGCGTGCCGCGGCGAAGTACCCGCAGCTGCGCATCGAGCCGTATGAGATCGAGGCGGATGCTGCGCTGACCGCCCTGGCGCGAGGGACGCTCGACGCGGTCATCCACAAGAGCTGGGGCGCCAACGAACCGGACGAGTTCGAGCCGCGAGCGCTTCGCCGGACGGAGATCGGAACGGATCAGCTCGACGCCCTCGTTCCGTCGACGCATCCGCTCGCCGGGCGCGATCGGCTCTTCCTCCGCGAGCTCGCCTCGGATCAGTGGGCGATCAGTCCCGTCCATGACCCCTACGGGCGCTGGATCGCCTCCCACGACCCCGCACTGCTCTCGACGCTGGGTCACGCGTTCGAAGCCGCCGAGTTCCAAACCCTCACCCGGTACGTCGAGGCGGGTCTCGCCGTGACGGTGATCCCGCGGTTAGGGCGGGGCGTGCTGCCCGACTCGGTGCGAGCGATCCCGCTCGCCGACCCCGACGCCTACCGCAAGATCCACCTGTACCTGCGACCCATCACCGCTCGTTCGCAGGTCGCCGGCGCCTTCGCGGCGATGATCGGCGAGGCGCTGCGGAACGAGGAGAGCAGCGACTGACGGAGGAGGTCAGCCCAGTTCGTTCTCGAGCGCGGTCAGCACCTCGAGAGCGCCGTCGAGATCGACCGTAGCGGGGAGGGCCGCGCCGAGCTTGCCGCTCCACTCCGCACGCAGTCGCGCGATGCTGACGTGAGCGTCGGCGGTCAGCGTGAAGTGCGCGGCCCGGCGGTCCGACGGATCCTCCGTTCGCGCGACCATCCCCTTCTCGACCAGGCCGCGCAGGATCGTGCTGGTGTTGCTCGCCCGAAGCTCCAGGTTGGCAGCGACGTGCGACGACGTGATGCCCGGGTGGCGATCGATGTGGCGCACCACGAGAGCCTCCAGCGGGCTCAGGGGCACGATCGTGGTGTCGGCGAAGCCCCGCGCCGTGAGGAGCCGCGCGACGTGCACGATCCGGTCGGCGATGTCTGCCAGCGCCTCATCGCGCGAAGCGGGCTCACTGTCGTCGGGCATCGGGGCGGACTCCTCGCTTGACGTCGGGATTTAGTTATGATTTCATAACTTAATGCTTTCGACGGACACGGTCCTCACCACCACACCAGCAGATCGGCCGAGTTCGGCGACCGACACGGCACTGCGCGCCCCCCACCGCCCGATCGGCGGGGCGACGTTGATCACGCTGGCCGTACTGGCGGCGATCGCGCCCTTCGGGATCGATCTGTACCTGTCGGCCTTCCCGGCGATGACCGCCGATCTCGCGACGACCGCGACGGGCGTGCAGCTCTCGCTCACCGCCTTCCTCGTGGGGGCAGGGCTCGGACAGGTGGTCTTCGGTCCGTGGTCGGATCGCGTGGGTCGCCTGGCTCCGCTCCTGACCGGGCTGGCCGTGTTCCTGGTCGCCAGCGTCGTGGCTATGCTCGCGGGCTCCATCGAGGTGCTCGTCGCGGCGCGGCTGCTGCAGGGCATCGGCGGCGCGGCGGGCATGGTCATCGGGCGAGCGATGATCGTCGACCGCGAGGAAGGCCCGCGCGCGGCGCGGGCGCTGAATCTCATGATGATGATCGGCGGCATCGCCCCCGTCATCGCCCCCCTCACCGGCAGCGTGCTCGGGGGCGCGATCGGATGGCGGGGGCTCCTCGCCATCGTCGGCGGCGTCGGTGCGGTCGCGGCGATCCTGACGCTCCTCTTCGTTCGGGAGTCGCTGCCTCGCGAGGTGCGCGTGGCACGTGCGGCCCGGGAACCCGGGGGCTGGCGCGTGCTCCTCTCGCGCACGTACGTCGGGAACGTCTTGGCCTTCGCCTTCGGGATGGCGATCATGATGGCCTACATCTCGGCCTCGCCCTTCGTCTATCAGGACATGGTCGGCCTCGACGCCCTGGGATACGGGATCGCTTTCGCGATCAACGCGGTCGGCCTCGTGGCCGCGACGGGACTCGCGGCCTTCCTCGCCCGACGGATCTCCCCTCGTGCGTCCGCGCTGATCGGGCTCGGCACGAGTTTCGCCGCGGTCGCGGTGATCCTCATCCTCACCGTCGCGGGCGCTCCGGCCGCGTGGTTGATGGTGCCGCTGTTCTTCGCGATCGCGCCGCTCGGACTCGTACTCGGGAGCACGACGGCGCTGGCGCTGTCGTCGGTGCCGCACGCGGCGACCGGATCGGCCTCCGCGATCCTCGGGCTCCTCCAGTTCGTGTTGGCGGGCACCGTCGCCGGTCTCGTCGGCGTCGCTGGGGAGCACACCGCCCTCCCGCTCGCGCTGACGATGTTCGCCGCGGCGCTGCTCGCCCTCCTCGCGCTCGCCGTCGGGCGGGAACGCACCGTCACGCCGGCGCGGGTACGTCGTCCCTGACCGCCGCGCCCAACGGCAGCGAGACCACGAACCTCGCGCCGTCGGCGTCGCGCTCGCAGACGACGTCGCCGCCGTGGGCCCGGGCGATGCCTCGGGCGATGGGGAGACCGAGGCCCGCGCCGGTGCGGGCCGCGCGAGCCGGATCGAGTCGCACGAGTCGCTCGAAGATCCGCTCGCGGTCGGCGTCGGGAACGCCCGGCCCGTCGTCGACGACACTCACCGCCGCCGTATCTCGGGAGCCCGCGACGAGCTCGATCCGCACCCGCCCGGCGCCCGCCGTGGCGCGGGCGGCGTTGTCGACGAGGTTCGCCACGACCTGTGCGATGCGGTCGGCGTCGACGACGACGGGCACGGGTTCGGAGGGCGCTCGCAGGTCCACGCGCAATCCGGGGTGCACCCGCCGCATCCGCTCGGTCTCGGCCGCGAGCAGCTCGCGCAGATCGACGCTCCGCGGACGCAGCTCGAGGCCCTGGTCGACACGAGCCATCGTGAGCAGGTCGTCGACGAGGCGCGACGCGCGCGAGGCCTCGTGCACGACGCGAGTCGCGAGCAGCTCGCGATCAGGACCGTCGAGGTCGGCGCGGATGAGGGTCTCGGCCGCGGCCCGCATACCGGCCACGGGCGTGCGCAGCTCGTGAGCGGCATCGGAGAGGAATGCCCGCAGTCGCGTCTCGGCGTCGAGCGCGGCCTGCTCGGCGCCCACCACGTCGTCGAGCATGTCGTCGAACGCGGCGGCGACCCGACCGATCTCGGTGTCGGGCCGTGTCGGGCGCAGGCGCCGATCACGGTCGCCCGCCGCGACCGAGCGAGCCGCGACCGACATGCGATCGAGGGGGCGGAGGGTGCCGCGCACGATGAGCACGATCGCCCCCGCGCCGAGGGCGAGGACGGCGACCGACGCGACGCCCATGACCCACCGCACCTGGGTGAGCGTTTCGTCCACCCCGGCAGTGGAGGCCGTGAGTGTCACGGTCGATCCGTCGCTCAGGGTGGAGCGGAGCGTCACCAGCTGTTCGTCGCCGCTGACTTCCGACGCGGTGACCGTCTCGCCCGACGCGCTCGTCGACGGCGAAGACGCCAGGGGCTCGGGCGGACCGGCCGGTCCGGGCCCTCCCGGGGGCCCGTCGCGCAACTGGTCGGGACTCGGGCCCGCGACCACCGAGCCGCCGCCGGCATCGTCGATCCGCACCGAGAGTCCCTGCGCGGAGAGGCGCTCGGCGAGCTCTTCGGCGTCGACCGTGCCCACGAGCGACGCCGCCGCAGACGCGCGGTCACGGAGGCGATCCTCGATCTGGCCGCGGAGCCGCGCCCCGAGCACCACGTCGACGACGATCACCAGCACGATCAGCACCAGCGCGAGAAGAGCGAGCACCGCGACGATCGTGCGTCGGCGGAGCGACCCGGTGCGCAGCGCCGCTACGGCGGTCACGGCGCGACGCTCAGACGGTAGCCGAGGCCGCGCACGGTGTGGATCATGCGAGGACCCCGGGTCTCCATCTTGCGGCGGAGCGCGCTGAGGTGGACCTCCACGAGATTCGGGTCGTAGTCGTCGTAGCCCCACACCTCCGTCAGGATCTGCGCCTTCGACAGGGTGCGGCCCCGACTCTCGACGAACAGGCGCAGCAGTCGGAACTCGGTGGCCGTCAGGTCGAGGGCCTCCCCGCCGCGGCGCGCGAGCGCAGCATCCGGGTCGACGACGAGGTCGCCGACCTCGATGGTCGCGGGCAGACGGCCCCGACGGCGGAGCACGGCGGTCGTTCGCGCGACGAGCTCGGCCATCGAGAACGGCTTGACCACGTAGTCGTCGGCGCCCTCGGCGAAGCCGCGGAGGCGGTCGTCGACCTCGTCCCTGGCGGTGAGCATGATCACGGGGGTGTCGCCCGCCTCGCGGATCACGGGCAGCAGGCGGATGCCGGTGGGCCCGGGCATCATCCAGTCGAGCACCAGGAGATCGGGCCGGAACGTCGCGAGCCGCTCGGTCAGGTGACGCCCATCGGCATCGCCCTCGGCGATGAGACCGTCGGCGCGCAGAGCCGTCACGACAGACAGGCGGATGGTCTCGTCGTCGTCGAGAACGAGCACGCGGGCGGGGGCAGGCATTCTCGGCACGGTACGCCGCGGGACTGGGCGGCTCTTATGCGTTCGATAGGCGGATGCTGCGTGCGCGGCGACTTCAGGCCCGCTTCAGACAGCGATCACAGGCTGGAGATCGAAGCCGGAGGAGCGTCCCCGGCGGAGAGGATCACCATGAACGACGACCGCATTCCCCCGGCACCCGACGACCACGACGACCGGAACGACACGTTGCCGCTGACCCGCCCGACGGTGACGGAGGAACCGCAGCCGCGTCGATGGGTGCGACCGGCGCTGATCGTCGGGGCGGTGATCGTCGCGGCCGGACTCGCCGGCGGAACGGCCGCCGTGGCGGCCCAGTCGAGCGCCGCCCCGTCGTCGGTCTCGTCGACGACACCCCGCGCCGACGGGACGGCGCCGACCCCGGGCGCCGACGGGACAGCGCCGACACCCCCGGCCGACGGCACCGGGCCCTCCCCGCGCGAGGACGGGACGGCCCCGACCCCTCCGGCCGGGCCCGGTGGACCGGGTGCCTGCGCCGACGGCGAGGGCCCGGGAGCGCGCGACGGGCGCACCCCGCCGACTCCGCCGACAGACGGGACGGCACCCACCCCGCCCGCGGACGGGACGGCGCCCACCCCGCCGACGGGTGCGCCCACGCCTCCCGCCGAGACACCGGGGTCCTGACGGGAGATCCGCGCAGAGCGGTGGCTCTCGTCGGCGGTGCTCGCCGGGTCGGCCGAGGTCAGGTCGCGGCGAGCACCGCCCGCTCGCGAAGGGCGGGGTAGGCCTGGAACACCATCTCGACGAGCTGGTCGATCGGCCGCGTCAGCGGGTCGGTCGCCGGCACGCCGAATTCGAGCTCGTACTCGTCGATGGCGTCGGTGACCTGCTGGTCGGTCATGTTCTCGTGGTTGATCGTGACGCCGATCACGCGGGTACGTGCGAACGCCTCGATCAGGGCGATCTCGCTCGCCGCGGTCGGCATCGGGATGGCCGGGTAGTCGCCGAGCGTGCCGCGCAGAGGTGCGTGCTGCACGATGACGCCGTCGGGGCGGGCGCCGCGCAGGATGTAGGCCGACGTCAGGTACGCCGGGTGGCTGAGCGCTCCCTGGCCTTCGACGACGATGATGTCGGGGTTCTCGTCGTGGAACGCCGAGACGACCTGGCCTTCGACCTCGCCCGAGCAGTACTGCGGAACCGTGGCGTCGAGAGCGACGGCGTAGCGGGCGCCCTGGATGAGCGCGGTCTGACCGGTGCCGATCATGACGGCCTTGATGCCGCGGGCGATGAGCGCCTCGACCAGCAGGGTGGTCGTTGTTCGCTTGCCGATCGCGCCGTCGGTTCCGAGAACGGCCACGCGAGGACAGGTCACGTCGAAGATCTCGCCGGTGAACAGGCGCAGATCCTTCTTGTCCTTCGTCCGTCGTACGTCGGTGATCGTCACCCCGGCGAGAAGGGCGGCCGAGGCGAACTCCGCATCGTCGTTGAGGAACTCGTGCAGCCCGTTGACGAGGTTCATGCCCGACGCGATGGCGTCGAGGAGGTCGGTGCGCTGGGTGGGGTTCAGCAGTCCGCCGGCAGGCGCCATGCCGAAGATCATCGTGTCGGGGACGCGCCCGGCGTGAACGATCGCGTCGCCGAGATCGGCGACGACGGGGATGCCCGACACGGGATCGCCGAGCGCCACGCCGGCGTCGCTGCCGGCGAGAGTGCTGTCGATCACGCTGACGATCTCGTACTTCTCCGAGTGACGCACGAGGCCGTTGGCCGTCTTGCCGTCTTGGCGCCCGAAATTGCCCTCGCAGTAGACGACGGCCGTGGCGGAATGAGTCATGATGCTCCCCTGATATCTCAGAGGAGGCGACGAAACCGAGCTGTCTTCCCTGACGCCCGCGAGATGCCGACCCCTGGACCGTACCAACCCTTCCTGTGTAACGGGGGGCGACGAGACTTTCGTATGCGCGGGAATAGACCCGACCGTTCGCTGTTCCACACCATGGCGCATCAGCGCCGATCGCTCGACGGGGCGCGATTCAGACGACATGGCCCGAGGAGCACGTCATGAGCACCGACACCATCACCGATCGCGCCGCCCGCACCGATACCCCCATCCTTCCCGTCCTGGCCGAGCGCTGGAGCCCCCGCTCGTTCGTCGCCGACGAGACGATCGACGAGCAGAAGCTCGCCGCTGCCATCGAGGCCGCACGCTGGTCCTCGTCCGCAGCGAACTCGCAGCCCTGGCGCTTCATCGTCGCCCGCCGCGGAACCGAGGCCTTCGCCCGGATCGCCGCCACCCTCGCCGGATTCAACGGGGTCTGGGCGGGCTCGGCGGGAGCGCTCGTGGTCGCCGCCTACGAGCAGGCCGGCCCCGAGGGCGAGCCCCGTCCGTGGGCGCAGTACGACCTGGGGCAGGCCATGGCCCACTTCAGCATTCAGGCGCACGCGAGCGGGCTCCACGTGCACACCATGGGCGGCTTCGATGCCGACGCGGTGTCGGCCGCGTTCGATCTGCCCACCCGCATCCGCCCCCTCACGGTCACGGCCGTCGGTGCGCTCGCCCCGGCGGAGGCCCTGGGCGATGAGACGCTGATCGCGCGGGAGACCGCGCCGCGCGTGCGTCGCCCGCTGTCGGAGATCGTGCTCGTCGACCAGTAACGGCAGGGGCGTATACCCCACGCGCACGGATCGCGCACGAGGGCTTGCATCGTCGTTCCTCACCCGGTCGAGTAGCACGATGACCAACGACACCACCGCCACCGAGCCCGCAGCGCCGTCTGGCCTCAAGCGGGCAGTCGGCACCCCGTTGCTGTTCGCGTTCATCGTCGGAGACACGCTCGGCGCGGGCATCTACACCCTCGTCGGTTCCATGGCCGGTGATGTCGGCGGAGTCATCTGGCTTCCGCTGGTCGTCGCGCTGATCATCGCCCTGCTCACGGCGGGCACCTACGCCGAGCTCATCACGAAGTACCCGCACGCGGGCGGTGCGGCGCGCTACGCCGATCGGGCGTTCGGGGTGCCGTACGTGTCGTTCCTCGTTGGCTTCCTCATGATGGCCTCGGGCATCACGACTGCCGCCGCGCTGGCGAACGCGTTCGCCGGCGACTACCTCGCCGCGATCATCGACGTGCCTGCGGCACCGACGGCCGTGGTGTTCATCATCCTGCTGACGCTGATCAACCTCCGCGGCGTCCGCGAATCTCTCGGCGCCAACCTCATCGCGTCGGTGATCGAGGTGTCGGGCCTCGTCATCGTCATCGTCCTGGCCGCCGTCTTCATCGGTGGTGGAGGAGGCGACCCGGCTCGCCTCCTCGAGTTCTCGCCCGACAAGGCGCCCGTGGAGGGCGTGTTCGCGGCATCCATCATCGCGTTCTTCTCCTTCCTCGGATTCGAGGCGGCCGCGAACATGGCCGAAGAGGTGAAGAACCCCTCCAAGGCCTACCCGCGCGCCCTGTTCGGCGCGATCGGCACCGCTGCGATCGTCTACCTGCTGATCGCACTCGGCGCGGCGATGATCCTCCCCGCCGCCGACCTGGCGTCCTCGACCGGACCCCTCCTCGACGTGGTGGCCGCGACCGGCATCGCGCTGCCCCCGTGGCTGTTCGGACTCATCGCGCTCGTCGCGATCGCCAACGGCGCGCTGCTGTTCATGGTGATGGCCAGCCGTGTCGGGTACGGCCTGGCCGAATCCGGTCTGCTCCCGAAGGCGTTCTCGCGCGTGCTCCCGAACCGTCGCACCCCGTGGGTGTCGATCGTGGTCGTCGCCGTGGCGACGATCGGCCTCACCTTCCTGGGCGATGTCGCGACGTTGGCCGAGACGACGGTGCTGCTGCTCCTGCTGGTCTTCCTCTCGGCGAACGTCAGCGTGCTCGTGCTCAAGAAGGACAAGGTCGACCACAAGCACTTCTCGGTACCGCGGGTCGTGCCGGTGCTCGCCATCATCGCGAGCATCGTGCTGCTCACCCAGCAGACCGGCGTGGTGTGGCTCGGAGCCCTGGCGTACATCGCGATCGGTTCGGTGCTCTTCTTCGTCGCCCGCGCCGGGCGCAAGCGCGAAGAGCGCAAGGCCGACGCCGGCTGAGGCGGATGCGGCGCGGCGTCAGGCGCCCGGATCCTTCCCGGCATCACCACGTTGCGCGGGGACGAGTTTGAGCCCGACGACGGCGACGGCGATGCCCGCGATGAAGATCGCTCTGCCCCAGGACAGCGGCTCCTCGCCGGTGACGGTCGCCCACCCCACGGTGAGCACCGCACCGATGCCGACCCACACGGCGTAGGCCGTGCCGATGGGGATGCGCTCCGAGGCTTTCGCGAGCCCGATCATGCTGGCGACGAGCGCGACGACGAACACGATCGTCGGGAGCGGCTGCGTGAAGCCTTCGGATCGGCCGAGGGCCGTGGCCCACACGGCTTCGAGGACGGCGCTGGCGATGAGGATCGACCACGCCATCTCAGCTCACCGCCTTCAGGCCGATGACCGACGCGACCAGCAGGAGGATGAGCAGGATGCGCGCGGTCGAGGCGCGCTCCTTCCTGGTCACGATGGCCCAGAGCACGGTGAGACTGGCCCCGATTCCGACCCAGACGGCGTAGGCGGTACCGGTGGGCAGGTCGTTCATCGCGAACGCGAGCCCCACCATGCTGATGACGAGCGCGACGACGAACAGGATCGTCGGCCGGGGCCGACGGAAGCCCTTCGACGCGGCCAGCGCCGACGCCCACACCGCCTCGAGAACACCGGAGGCGACCAGAATGATCCACGACATGACGAACCTTCCGAGTCAGTCTTGTCGCTCAGCGGGTACTGCTCCCTCGTCCGCGCCCGCCATCGGGTCGCCTCGAGGCTATCGAGCAGACCTGGGCACTCCCGGTGCAGGGGGCGGATGCTGCGCCCGACCGGCCCAACGTAGAATCTCGTGTGCCCTCCGATGCCCCTGACGACCGCCAGCCGAGCGGAATCGACCCCGCCGAACTCGCGGTGACGCTCGATGTGCTCGCGCGGATGGCCCGGATCGATCAGACGCACCCCGACTTCATCCAGGTGCGTCGGGCCACGGCCCACATGTTCAAGGCGGTCAAGAAAGAGCGTCGGCGCGAGATCCGCGAAGCGATCGCCGAGGCCGACCGCAGCGTGATCGCCGCGACCGCCACCGGGGCACCCGATCGCATCGACGACGAGACCCGCGGCATCCCGATCAGCACCGCGACCACGGCCCCGACCGCGGGAACCCTGCTCAAGGCCCGCGGATGCTACATCTGCAAGCAGCCGTACACGCTGGTCGACGCCTTCTACCACCAGCTGTGCCCCGACTGCGCGGCGATGAGTCACGCCAAGCGCGACGCCCGCACCGACCTCACCGGGCGACGGGCGCTGCTCACCGGCGGCCGGGCGAAGATCGGCATGTACATCGCGCTGCGACTGCTCCGCGACGGTGCGCACACCACCATCACCACCCGGTTCCCGCGCGATGCGGTGCGGCGGTTCAGCAGCCTCCCCGACTCGGGCGACTGGCTCCACCGTCTCAAGATCGTCGGCATCGACCTCCGCGACCCCGCTCAGGTGATCGGACTCGCCGACGACGTCGCCGCATCCGGCACCCTCGACATCCTCATCAACAACGCCACCCAGACGGTGCGCCGTTCGACCGGCGCCTACCAGCCGCTCGTCGACGCCGAGCTCGCACCGCTCCCCGACGGACCGCTGCCCGAGCTGGTCACGTTCGGGCACACCAACGACCAGCACCCGCAGGCCCTCGAGCGCTCCGTCGCTGCGCACCCCGTGCTCGCCGCCGCGGCCTCGCGGGCCGACGAGCTCACCGAGCAGGCCATGGCGGCAGGATCCAGCTCGCTCGAACGGCTCGCGGCGGGCACCGCGATCGATGCCGGCGGCCTCGTGCCCGACCTGCACGACGTCAACTCGTGGACCCAGCGCGTCGACGAGGTCGACCCGCTCGAGATGCTCGAGGTGCAGCTCGCCAACACCACGGCCCCGTTCCTGTTGATCTCGAAGCTGCGCGCGTCGATGGCGGCGAGCCCCGCGGCCCGCACCTACATCGTCAACGTCAGCGCCATGGAGGGCGTGTTCGGCCGCGGCTACAAGGGCCCCGGCCACCCGCACACCAACATGGCCAAGGCCGCCGTGAACATGCTCACCCGCACGAGCGCGCGCGAGATGTTCGAGACCGACGGCATCCTCATGACGAGCGTCGACACCGGGTGGATCACCGACGAGCGACCCCACCCGACCAAGGTGCGGCTCGCCGAGGAGGGTTTCCACGCCCCGCTCGACCTCGTCGACGGTGCTGCGCGGGTCTACGACCCGATCGTGCGCGGTGAAGCCGGCGAAGACCTCTTCGGCGTCTTCCTCAAGGACTACGCGCCCGGCTCGTGGTGAGGCTGCCCGCCCCGGGCAACCGGGTGGTGGTGCGCTACCTGCTCCCGACCGGGCAGGCCACCGACGCGCTCGGCGAACTGCTCAGCGCAGACGCCGACACCGTGGTCGTCGACGGCAAGCGCGGCGTCGAACGGATCGCGGTCTCCGACATCATCGCGGCCAAGCCCGTTCCGCCGCCGCCCGCACCGCGCCCGCGCTGAGGGGTCAGCGCGCGGCCCGCTCCACGAGCCGGGTGATCTCCTTCTCCACGGCCGGCGACCAGCCCGCCACCGCGAACGACGTAGGCCAGAAGTCGCCGTCATCGAGCGCCGCCGTCTCCTGGAAGCCGAGGGTCGAGTAGCGGGTCTTGAACTTCGACTTGTCCTGGAAGAACAGAACGACCTTGCCGTCTTTCGCCCAGCCGGGCGAGCCGTAGAAGGTCTTCGGGGCAAGACCCGGAGCGACCGCGCGCACGATCTCGTGCAGGCGCAGAGCGATCTCACGATCCTCCTCGGCCATCTTGTCGATCGCCGCCAGCACGGCCTTCTCGGCGTCCTCGCCCTTCTTCGCGGCTTTCAGCTCGCGCGCGTGCTCTCGTATCGCGGCGCGCTCCTCGGGTGTGAACCCCGACTTCGTCGATTCGGCCATGACGATCTTCTCCCCGGATGGATGGTGATGTGGGAC
This portion of the Microbacterium hatanonis genome encodes:
- a CDS encoding APC family permease — its product is MTNDTTATEPAAPSGLKRAVGTPLLFAFIVGDTLGAGIYTLVGSMAGDVGGVIWLPLVVALIIALLTAGTYAELITKYPHAGGAARYADRAFGVPYVSFLVGFLMMASGITTAAALANAFAGDYLAAIIDVPAAPTAVVFIILLTLINLRGVRESLGANLIASVIEVSGLVIVIVLAAVFIGGGGGDPARLLEFSPDKAPVEGVFAASIIAFFSFLGFEAAANMAEEVKNPSKAYPRALFGAIGTAAIVYLLIALGAAMILPAADLASSTGPLLDVVAATGIALPPWLFGLIALVAIANGALLFMVMASRVGYGLAESGLLPKAFSRVLPNRRTPWVSIVVVAVATIGLTFLGDVATLAETTVLLLLLVFLSANVSVLVLKKDKVDHKHFSVPRVVPVLAIIASIVLLTQQTGVVWLGALAYIAIGSVLFFVARAGRKREERKADAG
- a CDS encoding DMT family transporter, whose protein sequence is MAWSILIASAVLEAVWATALGRSEGFTQPLPTIVFVVALVASMIGLAKASERIPIGTAYAVWVGIGAVLTVGWATVTGEEPLSWGRAIFIAGIAVAVVGLKLVPAQRGDAGKDPGA
- a CDS encoding DMT family transporter encodes the protein MSWIILVASGVLEAVWASALAASKGFRRPRPTILFVVALVISMVGLAFAMNDLPTGTAYAVWVGIGASLTVLWAIVTRKERASTARILLILLLVASVIGLKAVS
- a CDS encoding SDR family oxidoreductase, whose product is MPSDAPDDRQPSGIDPAELAVTLDVLARMARIDQTHPDFIQVRRATAHMFKAVKKERRREIREAIAEADRSVIAATATGAPDRIDDETRGIPISTATTAPTAGTLLKARGCYICKQPYTLVDAFYHQLCPDCAAMSHAKRDARTDLTGRRALLTGGRAKIGMYIALRLLRDGAHTTITTRFPRDAVRRFSSLPDSGDWLHRLKIVGIDLRDPAQVIGLADDVAASGTLDILINNATQTVRRSTGAYQPLVDAELAPLPDGPLPELVTFGHTNDQHPQALERSVAAHPVLAAAASRADELTEQAMAAGSSSLERLAAGTAIDAGGLVPDLHDVNSWTQRVDEVDPLEMLEVQLANTTAPFLLISKLRASMAASPAARTYIVNVSAMEGVFGRGYKGPGHPHTNMAKAAVNMLTRTSAREMFETDGILMTSVDTGWITDERPHPTKVRLAEEGFHAPLDLVDGAARVYDPIVRGEAGEDLFGVFLKDYAPGSW
- a CDS encoding iron chaperone, with protein sequence MAESTKSGFTPEERAAIREHARELKAAKKGEDAEKAVLAAIDKMAEEDREIALRLHEIVRAVAPGLAPKTFYGSPGWAKDGKVVLFFQDKSKFKTRYSTLGFQETAALDDGDFWPTSFAVAGWSPAVEKEITRLVERAAR